One Salvia splendens isolate huo1 chromosome 22, SspV2, whole genome shotgun sequence DNA segment encodes these proteins:
- the LOC121787511 gene encoding traB domain-containing protein-like, protein MKYGAKVILGDRPYPVTAMRYMGKASLVDLLIPQEICLPKDCFDKLHGKMHAGAMDRMSEEYAKQDPIMAQTFVDERNQYMSTKLREVATQHESVVAVVGMGHVPGIKKYWNQKHPIDVDQLLSVPKQPMTVWDLLAFILAILVIILRLVRFNVDRRRNRRSRAAP, encoded by the exons ATGAAATATGGAGCCAAGGTTATACTTGGTGATCGACCATATCCG GTTACAGCGATGAGATACATGGGCAAGGCGTCTCTCGTGGATTTGTTGATTCCACAAGAGATATGTTTGCCAAAAGATTGCTTCGACAAG CTTCATGGAAAGATGCATGCTGGCGCAATGGATCGAATGAGCGAGGAGTATGCTAAGCAGGATCCTATCATGGCGCAGACTTTCGTGGATGAGCGCAATCA ATATATGTCAACAAAGCTACGAGAAGTTGCAACACAGCATGAATCTGTGGTTGCTGTCGTTGGAATGGGCCACGTACcgggaataaaaaaatactgGAATCAGAAACACCCTATAGAC GTTGATCAACTTCTTAGCGTTCCAAAACAACCAATGACCGTGTGGGATCTACTTGCTTTTATTCTCGCAATATTAGTCATCATCTTGAGGCTCGTACGCTTTAACGTCGACAG GCGCAGGAACAGGCGTAGTCGAGCAGCTCCTTAA